TGAGAAAGCTTCGGACAGCCCGTTCCAGAATCTCCCATCGTTTGCGCGCAGGCAGCTTCTGATAGGCGGCGTAGAGGTCCTCGTCCAACTGCAAGGTGCTGTGCCTCTTGGGGCCGGAAGCGACGCCTGCGGTCAGCGGCGCCCCGTCCCGATAGGCGCGGAAGGCGGCGCGGACCAGCGCGGCGAGGCTGGTGTAGCGGTAGTTGCCGGCAGCGTGAGCGCTGGAGAGCAACTCCTGCAGGGTGCCGTAGAGGTCGGCGGTCAAGGCCATCCTCACGGTATGAGGAAAGCGGGAGCCGACCGAGGCCGAGGGCGATGTCTCGGGGACATCGCGGGGGCTTTTCTGATGTTCCTCGACTTTGGCCGGCTGGCCGGTTTCGCCGGCCTTTCCTCTTTTGCCGCCTTTGAGGCGTTCGGCGTGAAAGTCACGCATGAACCTTCTCCTCGGTGAGCAGCGCCAAGGCCTCGCGAAAGAGCTGATCGCACTCGGCTTGGGCCTTGACCAGGCTCCGGGCCTTGCGGGGGTCGGGTTCCGAGACGGCGAAGAAGTTCTCAGCGCTTCCGCCCAGCAAGGGCGGATAAACCGCCAGCCGTTCGATGAGACCGGGCAGCAGGTGGCCGGCTCCTTCCGATTCGATCAGTTTTTGGACCTGGACAAGTCCCTGCTGCTGCTCGATGGTCAGGCCCGCGGCCCGCAGCCGGTTGGGGATAAAGGCCACGCAGCGCTGAATGCGGGCGTTGGTCATCAAAAACCAGTCAATGAGGCGGTCGACGTCCGCAGTCAGCGGCTGGAAGGGGGCCAGTATGAGGTCGGCCTTGCGCAAGAAGCTGACGCCGCTGCCGGTGCGCCCGGCAGTGTCGATCAGGTGGTAGTCGCCCTGGTGGGAGGAGACGCTGCGTCCCAGTTCGGCGCAATAATCGACCCATTTGCGGGTGGTTTCGTTGACATCGGCGTCGGTGATCTTCACGCTCTGGCCCTGGTAGGCCAACCAGTCAGCCGTCAGGACTGTCACGGTCGACTTGCCCACTCCTCCCTTTTCTCCGGCTACCACAATCGTCTTCATCCTGGATTCCTTTCTACTCCCTACCAAACCAAATCATATCCTACACTACGCTACACAACCCTGCGCCGCCCAACCGCGCGCGACCATCCGCAACCTTGACCGTCGTCGGAAGCCAGTGCCTGGAACACCCGAATGGGCGTCCCAGGCTTTTGGCAGTCTGCCGGGCGTCAGAGAGAGGCTAGTCGTTCTCGTCGTCCTCTTTGAGCATCTCGCAGACCTTGGAGGCGGAGATTCCCATGATTCGCGCAATGGCCCGATAGCTCAGCTTCCGCTCTCGGGACAGGCGGCGTACTTTGTCGACGTCAACCTCCTTGAAGGGGCGCCCCACCGGCTTGCCCTCCTCTTGCATCCGTCGCACACCCCTCCGGATGCCTCTGCGCAGACGATAGGAACGCCGGCGGGCGAAGATCGCCAATGCCCGGATCAGTCCGGGCAGGACCTCCTCGCATCCGGGCGTCGTGTCCAGCTCCTCCTCCAGGCTGACCAAGGCGATGCCCGCGCGTTCCAGCTTCTCCAGCGTCAGGATCGCCCGGCCCAGGCTGGGACCGAAGTCCTCCAAGGCCTGTATGAGGACCAGTTCAAAGCGGCCCTCTGTGGCCTTCTCCAGAAGCGAACCCAAGGCTGG
This window of the Acidobacteriota bacterium genome carries:
- a CDS encoding ParA family protein, which gives rise to MKTIVVAGEKGGVGKSTVTVLTADWLAYQGQSVKITDADVNETTRKWVDYCAELGRSVSSHQGDYHLIDTAGRTGSGVSFLRKADLILAPFQPLTADVDRLIDWFLMTNARIQRCVAFIPNRLRAAGLTIEQQQGLVQVQKLIESEGAGHLLPGLIERLAVYPPLLGGSAENFFAVSEPDPRKARSLVKAQAECDQLFREALALLTEEKVHA
- a CDS encoding recombinase family protein, whose protein sequence is MTCLNSSTAPVPALLPAAQSTRAALYQRSTEKSRREETLEVLRRFARLRGWKIQGEYCDQKASRERPALGSLLEKATEGRFELVLIQALEDFGPSLGRAILTLEKLERAGIALVSLEEELDTTPGCEEVLPGLIRALAIFARRRSYRLRRGIRRGVRRMQEEGKPVGRPFKEVDVDKVRRLSRERKLSYRAIARIMGISASKVCEMLKEDDEND